A genomic window from Punica granatum isolate Tunisia-2019 chromosome 2, ASM765513v2, whole genome shotgun sequence includes:
- the LOC116195503 gene encoding fatty-acid-binding protein 1-like — protein sequence MSMNPKAADELESKSSAASEPEIQTTGEVKSVKVEEKETVADKDEEQVGMEIDPNTGTSFPVKLEDGKQLNCVGLRKKSMLGFDIKIYSFGMYADNEKLRDLLKSSFSDSPEKPTKEMYQKVIDSDVGITVRLVIMLPSIPAAMMRSPDMELGAAIKKLGGGKEEKKLTKRSMGEATDNMKLTHGSVIETSRLPGYTLQTKVKGEVVSMIKSELLCRAYIYMYLGDEVLDKDAKDKFGTSMLKLL from the exons ATGTCAATGAATCCTAAGGCAGCAGATGAGCTCGAATCGAAGAGCAGCGCGGCTTCAGAACCCGAAATACAGACAACGGGAGAGGTTAAGAGTGTGAAAGTTGAAGAGAAGGAAACGGTTGCTGATAAAGATGAGGAGCAGGTTGGTATGGAGATAGACCCTAATACCGGAACCTCTTTCCCGGTTAAGTTGGAGGACGGGAAGCAGCTGAACTGCGTCGGGTTGAGGAAGAAGTCCATGCTTGGATTTGACATCAAGATATATAGCTTCG GGATGTACGCGGATAATGAGAAGCTGAGAGATCTGCTGAAGTCCTCTTTCAGCGATTCCCCAGAGAAACCGACGAAGGAAATGTATCAGAAGGTGATTGACAGCGATGTGGGGATCACAGTGAGGTTAGTGATCATGTTACCGAGCATCCCGGCGGCTATGATGAGAAGCCCAGACATGGAACTCGGAGCAGCCATCAAGAAGTTAGGCGGCGGCAAGGAGGAGAAAAAGCTCACAAAGAG GAGCATGGGAGAAGCAACGGACAATATGAAGCTTACTCATGGCTCAGTGATCGAGACTTCCCGGCTTCCGGGATATACCCTCCAAACGAAAG TGAAGGGCGAGGTGGTGAGTATGATCAAGAGCGAGCTTCTGTGCAGGGCTTACATATACATGTACCTCGGAGACGAAGTGCTCGACAAGGATGCTAAAGACAAGTTCGGAACTTCCATGCTTAAACTTCTCTAA
- the LOC116194395 gene encoding ribosomal RNA-processing protein 8 — MAGRSSKRKRAKHNGAQSELKVSSSGTQKKQKPNQSSFLDKMRAKLSGGHFRMINEKLYTCTGEEALNYFKEDPSLFDMYHTGYQAQMSQWPEQPVNKIIKWLKDRSPSLLVADFGCGDACLAKNVKNKVFSFDLVSNDPAVIACDMANTCLESSSVDVAVFCLSLMGVNYPSYLTEAHRVLKPGGWLLIAEVKSRLDPNTGGADPDKFVDAICELGLKSELKDFSNKMFALLYFKKKEKSNSKTREIEWPELKPCVYKRR; from the exons ATGGCGGGACGAAGCTCAAAGCGCAAGAGAGCGAAGCATAACGGGGCTCAAAGCGAGCTGAAAGTTAGCAGCTCTGGTACTCAAAAGAAGCAGAAGCCCAACCAAAGTAGTTTTCTCGATAAg AtgagggcgaagttgtccggcGGGCACTTTAGGATGATCAACGAGAAGCTCTACACTTGCAC GGGAGAAGAGGCTTTGAATTATTTCAAGGAAGACCCATCGCTGTTCGATATG TATCATACAGGATACCAAGCTCAAATGTCGCAATGGCCTGAGCAGCCAGTTAACAAAATCATAAAATGGCTGAAAGATCGCAGCCCGTCTCTGCTAGTTGCTGATTTTGGCTGCG GGGATGCTTGCCTTGCGAAAAACGTCAAGAACAAAGTCTTCTCATTTGATCTTGTTTCAAATGACCCTGCAGTAATAGCTTGTGACATGGCAAAT ACATGTCTAGAATCTTCTTCGGTAGATGTTGCCGTTTTCTGCCTTTCCCTCATGGGAGTTAATTACCCGAGTTACCTCACTGAAGCTCACAGGGTTCTCAAGCCAGG CGGATGGCTTCTTATAGCAGAAGTAAAGAGCAGGCTAGACCCAAATACTGGAGGAGCCGATCCAGACAAGTTTGTCGATGCTATCTGTGAGCTCGGGCTTAAGTCAGAACTCAAG GATTTCTCAAATAAGATGTTTGCCTTGTTATACTTCAAGAAGAAG GAGAAGTCAAACTCAAAAACGAGGGAAATCGAGTGGCCGGAGTTAAAACCATGCGTGTACAAGCGCCGGTGA